In a single window of the Arachis hypogaea cultivar Tifrunner chromosome 6, arahy.Tifrunner.gnm2.J5K5, whole genome shotgun sequence genome:
- the LOC114927829 gene encoding uncharacterized protein, whose product MTTNISECMNSILNSVRNLPVCSLVKATYGRLAKLFVRKGREAKAQLGTRKEFSQHLVKCIEANLKMVRCFTVTLLCSLANQTCDCRSFQALYFLCPHALACCAYSRVNWTAYVHRVYRLSSVFSVYRMGFTPPILEGFWPPYDGPTVIPDPNKRLAREGRPRSTRIQTNMDEEDSNRPKRCSLCRQPGHTRRSCPQVEGAAHSGGHE is encoded by the coding sequence atgacgacgaatatctcCGAGTGTATGAACTCAATCCTCAATAGTGTCAGAAACCTCCCTGTGTGCTCGctggtgaaggcaacatatggAAGGCTTGCCAAACTGTTTGTTCGCAAGGGGAGAGAGGCTAAGGCCCAGCTGGGAACCAGAAAAGAATTCAGTCAGCACTTGGTGAAGTGTATTGAGGCCAACTTGAAAATGGtgaggtgcttcacggtgactttgTTGTGCTCGCTTGCAAATCAGACATGTGACTGCAGATCCTTCCAGGCACTTTATTTCCTGTGTCCGCACGCACTGGCATGCTGTGCCTACTCACGGGTTAACTGGACCGCTTACGTCCATCGGGTGTATCGTCTTAGTTCGGTGTTCAGTGTGTATCGGATGGGATTCACACCTCCCattttggagggtttctggccaccataTGACGGGCCGACTGTGATCCCGGACCCTAACAAGAGGCTTGCAAGAGAGGGTCGTCCGAGGTCCACTAGGATACAGACCAATATGGACGAGGAAGATTCGAACCGGCCAAAGAGATGTAGCCTCTGTCGTCAACCCGGACACACACGTCGGAGTTGCCCACAGGTCGAAGGAGCAGCACACTCAGGGGGCCATGAGTAG
- the LOC112696711 gene encoding protein MAIN-LIKE 1-like, whose protein sequence is MPFRECTITLQDVAYQLGLPVDGHYVSGCLTDFQIYIQGDRPAWVWFQELLGVIPPPSQVQKFAVNCTWFQETFGECPKGADEETVRRFARAYIMILLGTQLFVDKSGNRIHIRWLPYVARLEEMGTYSWGSAALAWLYRCMCRVLNRHVVKLAGPLQLLQSWIFWRFPRFRPAGYDTCSWPLASRWSGYSPSGSEKGPRVQMWRLRIDMLQDRDFIWMPYSLPEVLQVVHPEVLEPRHTTFWRFVMSLIYFAVIEWHQIDRVLPQFGGVQPRPHLALNIDFLMSKDGRGGDRWFPYALQSWHLHWVACADHVLRFDVVADPEPS, encoded by the exons ATGCCGTTCAGAGAGTGCACTATCACACTtcaggacgtggcgtaccagtTGGGGTTGCCAGTGGATGGGCATTATGTCAGTGGTTGCCTTACAGATTTTCAGATATACATCCAGGGTGACCGTCCAGCTTGGgtgtggttccaggagttgcttgGAGTGATTCCTCCTCCGAGCCAGGTTCAGAAGTTCGCAGTAAACTGCACCTGGTTCCAGGAGACTTTTGGAGAGTGCCCTAAGGGAGCCGATGAGGAGACTGTGCGACGCTTTGCTCGTGCCTACATCATGATATTGTTGGGCACTCAACTGTTTGTCGACAAGTCCGGGAACcgcattcacatcagatggcttccctacgtagctaggcttgaggagatgggGACCTACAGCTGGGGGTCTGCAGCACtggcatggttgtaccggtgcatgtgccgagtgtTGAACAGACATGTGGTCAAGTTAGCGGGCCCACTTCAGCTACTTCAGTCCTGGATCTTCTGGCGCTTTCCTAGGTTTAGGCCTGCCGGGTATGATACGTGCAGCTGGCCGTTGGCCTCGAG gtggtcaggttacaGCCCTTCCGGTAGTGAGAAGGGTCCTAGAGTGCAGATGTGGAGACTGAGGATAGACATGTTACAGGACAGGGAT TTTATCTGGATGCCGTATAGCTTGCCCGAGGTACTGCAGGTTGTGCATCCAGAGGTATTGGAGCCTCGGCATACGACGTTCTGGCGGTTTGTGATGTCACTGATATACTTTGCcgtcatagagtggcatcagatagatAGGGTTCTACCGCAGTTCGGCGGAGTCCAGCCCCGTCCGCATCtcgccctgaacatcgactttctgatgtcgaAGGACGGCAGAGGCGGTGATCGTTGGTTCCCGTATGCTTTGCAGTCATGGCATCTCCATTGGGTGGCCTGTGCGGACCACGTGCTCAGGTTCGATGTTGTTGCAGACCCTGAACCATCATGA
- the LOC114927830 gene encoding uncharacterized protein: MPQVDLETLVSACAGGSTDRKITCESLAPADEDADAHIYPPEPHPDSPPESFWLSRDEEYDWWDRNAVYERKDSTKGNSNSNSNSTNLNPNFNANNTNSNSQRFSLNIKSKAAIIGLPKPQKPTFVDSKHRRNHKLGNSGLFPKRSSSVAKSESSLNEPSSPKVSCMGRVRSKRDRNRRLRNSRRSSSVAENEKPARTRKKLGFFESFRAIFRTGRRDKPDRKTGSFPGADSSAENSTVIEASSKARPRRSTGSMTDASFAESVTRNSVSEGEPPGLGGMMRFASGRRYESWVAVVLHVVFEVDLYAVYVSGLSMWFCNCHSDASGACGGSRACDSMSGIFRTCR; encoded by the exons ATGCCACAGGTTGATTTGGAAACACTCGTTTCAGCCTGCGCCGGCGGGTCCACCGACCGCAAAATCACCTGCGAGTCCCTAGCCCCCGCCGACGAAGACGCCGACGCCCATATTTATCCTCCGGAGCCTCACCCTGATTCGCCGCCGGAGTCATTTTGGCTCTCCAGAGACGAAGAATACGACTGGTGGGACCGCAACGCCGTCTATGAGCGCAAGGATTCCACAAAAGGAAACTCAAACTCCAATTCCAATTCCACCAACCTGAATCCTAACTTCAACGCCAACAACACCAACTCCAACTCGCAGAGATTCTCTCTTAACATCAAATCCAAGGCAGCAATCATTGGCCTTCCGAAGCCTCAGAAACCTACCTTCGTCGACTCCAAGCACCGTCGCAACCACAAGTTAGGAAACTCCGGGCTGTTTCCAAAGCGGAGCTCCTCCGTCGCTAAATCGGAGTCATCGCTCAACGAACCATCGTCGCCCAAGGTGTCTTGCATGGGAAGGGTTAGATCCAAGCGCGATCGTAATCGAAGGTTGAGAAACTCCCGGAGATCCTCCTCCGTCGCCGAAAACGAGAAACCGGCCAGAACACGCAAAAAACTCGGTTTCTTCGAGAGTTTCCGCGCAATTTTCCGCACCGGTCGAAGAGATAAACCAGACAGAAAAACCGGTTCTTTTCCGGGTGCGGATTCATCCGCGGAGAATAGCACGGTTATTGAGGCGTCGTCAAAGGCGCGGCCACGGCGTAGCACGGGGAGCATGACTGACGCGTCGTTTGCGGAGTCAGTCACGCGAAATAGCGTGTCGGAGGGTGAACCGCCTGGTTTGGGAGGAATGATGCGGTTCGCGTCAGGAAGGAGGTACGAGTCGTGGGTAGCAG tggttttgcatgtggttttCGAAGTGGATTTGTAtgcggtttatgttagcggtttgaGCATGTGGTTTTGCAACTG CCATagcgatgcatcaggagcatgcggcggcagcagggcatgcgactCGATGAGCGGTAtattccgtacttgcagatga